One genomic region from Candidatus Binataceae bacterium encodes:
- a CDS encoding response regulator, whose amino-acid sequence MTLSAHEVVVPSAIDRAADERARAIFDGTREYFFHCTDQLFAVLMPLQWLGAMLAAWWIPPLFSNDPIPGLSRMMFVVLLGGAITALTVGLALYYSGTVLTRHTIAVCQMLMCALLINVGNGRIEFHFHIFGSLAFLAFYRDWKVLLTASAVVALHHYLFGQYVPQCVYGVLVVQQWRWLEHSAWVVFEDIFLSVSIVQSTREMKKMAAHRADLEMVNERIEHQVDERTAELVAAREAALTASRAKSEFLSTMSHEIRTPMNAILGMAELLEETNLSPDQRRFLNIMTNNGAALLSLLNDILDLARVETGKFKLEQVEFDLEGVTDRVVETLALRADSKGVELAAHIAPDVQLHLIGDPLRLRQILVNLIGNSVKFTEHGQIVLNVERCPNAEPGWLHFSVVDSGIGISKDKLDQIFSAFTQADSSTTRRYGGSGLGLTIVKRLVTLMGGEVWVESEVGKGSAFHFTASFTVVDGPCAAVVEKTRNLTAVLSGVSVLVVDDQAVNRLILREMLASRGAIVDQADNGATALAMLEASSKSAKPYRLILLDCRMPGMDGFEVAERIKSLSYGALSVMMLSSDDLKSEIAKSRKYGLDAHLVKPVRRADLYESIAIAMSHKREANPEAAPAAAPAVANKKEAVEPAKPSLRVLLVDDSPDNRLLVRAYLKNPRYALDEAEDGAIAVAKVKNGKYDVILMDIQMPVMDGLEATRAIREWEQTLAAPRLPIIALTASALEDDVRRTLEAGADRHVAKPVKKSILISAIDGLTANRPAAENCGPGALVSGPLQHRA is encoded by the coding sequence ATGACCCTCTCAGCCCACGAGGTGGTCGTGCCTTCGGCGATCGATCGCGCCGCGGATGAGCGCGCGCGGGCGATCTTTGACGGCACGCGCGAGTACTTCTTTCACTGCACCGATCAACTGTTCGCAGTGCTGATGCCACTGCAGTGGCTGGGCGCAATGCTGGCGGCGTGGTGGATTCCGCCGCTCTTCAGCAACGATCCGATACCTGGACTGTCGCGGATGATGTTCGTCGTGCTGCTGGGTGGCGCGATCACGGCGCTCACGGTCGGCCTGGCGCTGTACTATTCGGGCACCGTTCTCACGCGTCACACGATCGCGGTCTGTCAGATGCTGATGTGCGCGCTTCTGATCAACGTTGGCAATGGACGGATCGAATTTCATTTTCATATTTTCGGCTCGCTCGCGTTTCTAGCTTTTTACCGCGACTGGAAGGTCCTGCTCACAGCCTCGGCCGTGGTGGCGCTGCATCACTACCTGTTTGGGCAATATGTCCCGCAGTGCGTTTACGGTGTGCTGGTCGTCCAACAATGGCGGTGGCTCGAGCACAGCGCGTGGGTGGTATTCGAGGATATTTTTCTCTCGGTCTCGATCGTTCAGAGTACTCGCGAGATGAAAAAAATGGCGGCGCATCGGGCCGACCTCGAGATGGTTAACGAGCGTATCGAGCACCAGGTCGACGAGCGCACCGCCGAGCTGGTTGCGGCGCGCGAGGCCGCGCTCACGGCATCGCGCGCCAAGTCGGAATTCCTGTCGACCATGTCGCACGAGATTCGCACGCCGATGAACGCCATTCTCGGCATGGCAGAGCTGCTCGAGGAGACCAACCTCAGTCCGGATCAGCGCAGGTTCCTTAATATCATGACCAACAACGGCGCGGCGCTGCTCAGCTTGCTCAACGACATCCTGGACCTGGCGCGCGTCGAGACTGGAAAGTTCAAACTCGAGCAAGTCGAATTCGATCTCGAAGGAGTGACCGATCGGGTGGTCGAGACGCTGGCGCTGCGCGCGGACAGCAAGGGAGTAGAGCTCGCCGCGCATATCGCGCCGGACGTTCAGCTCCATCTGATTGGCGATCCGCTGCGGCTGCGGCAAATCCTTGTGAACCTGATCGGCAACTCGGTCAAGTTCACCGAGCACGGACAGATCGTGCTCAATGTCGAGCGCTGCCCGAACGCCGAACCGGGCTGGCTGCACTTCTCAGTCGTCGATTCCGGCATCGGGATCAGCAAGGACAAACTCGATCAGATTTTCTCCGCATTTACGCAGGCCGATTCTTCGACCACGCGCAGGTACGGCGGCAGCGGACTCGGACTTACGATCGTCAAGCGGCTCGTCACGCTGATGGGCGGCGAGGTGTGGGTCGAGAGCGAGGTCGGCAAGGGCAGCGCGTTTCACTTCACAGCCAGCTTCACCGTGGTTGACGGACCGTGCGCAGCGGTTGTCGAAAAGACTCGCAACCTCACCGCCGTCCTGTCAGGGGTGAGCGTGCTGGTCGTCGATGACCAAGCAGTCAATCGACTCATCCTGCGGGAGATGCTGGCGAGCCGCGGCGCGATCGTCGATCAAGCCGACAATGGAGCGACGGCGCTCGCGATGCTGGAGGCTTCGAGCAAGAGCGCCAAGCCCTATCGGTTGATTCTGCTCGACTGCCGCATGCCGGGGATGGACGGCTTCGAAGTCGCGGAGCGGATCAAATCGCTCAGCTACGGAGCGCTTTCGGTGATGATGCTCTCGTCGGACGATCTGAAATCGGAAATCGCGAAGTCGCGCAAGTATGGCCTCGATGCGCACCTGGTCAAACCGGTGCGGCGCGCGGACCTCTATGAGTCGATCGCAATTGCGATGTCGCATAAGCGTGAGGCAAATCCCGAGGCAGCGCCGGCCGCTGCGCCTGCAGTGGCAAACAAGAAAGAAGCGGTTGAGCCTGCCAAGCCCTCGCTGCGAGTTCTGCTGGTCGATGACTCACCCGACAATCGATTGCTGGTGCGGGCTTATCTCAAGAATCCGCGCTACGCGCTCGACGAAGCCGAGGACGGCGCGATCGCAGTCGCCAAGGTCAAGAACGGCAAGTACGACGTGATCTTGATGGACATCCAGATGCCGGTGATGGATGGCCTGGAGGCGACGCGCGCGATTCGCGAATGGGAGCAGACGCTGGCAGCGCCGCGGCTGCCGATTATCGCGCTCACCGCGTCGGCGCTCGAGGATGATGTTCGCCGCACGCTGGAGGCGGGCGCGGATCGTCACGTCGCCAAGCCCGTCAAGAAGAGCATCTTGATCAGCGCGATCGACGGCCTGACAGCTAATCGCCCGGCGGCCGAGAATTGCGGCCCCGGCGCGCTCGTCAGCGGACCGCTACAGCATCGCGCGTGA